CTCCAAGCGTCGGCCTCTTCTCGCCGGCGTGCTGAGGTGAGGAGTAAAAGATGCCAGAGGAACGTCGCAAACTGGTCGTGGTGACAGGAGCCGGAGGTTTCCTCGGCGGGCACATCGTCGCCCGTTTGCTTCTTGCCGGCTATGATGTGCGCGGCACCTTGCGGTCTCTCAGCCGAGCGAAATCGGTCGAAGCCGATATCCGGAAATTCGCCGATGCGGGCGGCGAACTCTCGTTCGTCGAGGCCGATCTCCTGTCCGATCGCGGCTGGCAAGAGGTCATGGCCGGCGCAGATTATGCCATCCACACGGCATCGCCATTTCCATCATCACAGCCAAAGCATGAGGAGGATCTGGTCAAGCCGGCCCTCGAAGGTACGCTGCGCGTGCTTGGAGCGGCCAAGGCCGCGGGCATCAAGCGTGTCGTTGTGACATCTTCGATCGCAGCGACCAACTACGGCGGTGGCAATCCGCCCTTCACCGAGGACGACTGGACGGATGTCGATGGTCCCCTGACAGTACCCTATTACAAATCCAAGACGGTGGCCGAGAGAGCCGCCTGGGATTTTGCCCGGCAGGAGGATCTGGAGATTGCCGTCATTAATCCAGGCATGGTGCTGGGGCCGATCTTGGGGCGTCGGACAGGGACATCGACGGGCGTGATCCGCAGCCTATTGAAGGGCAAGTATCCGGCGTTGCCGGATTTTCGGGTTTCCGTTGTCGATGTGCGTGATGCCGCCGAAGCGCATGTTCTGGCGATTGGAGTGCCAGAGGCAGCCGGGCAGCGCTTCATAGTCGCGACAGAAACACTCTCGATGCGTGCCATAGCCGATATTCTGCGGCAGTCGTTTCCCGGAGAGGCGAAGAAGGTACCGCGGTTCGTTCTGCCGAACTGGCTGGTGCGGCTTGCGACGCCATTCGATGCTGGCCTCAGGCTGATCGTGAAGGAACTTGGCCGAGATGCACGGGTCTCGAATGAAAAGGCGCGACGTATCCTCGAATGGAAGCCACGAACAGCCGAGGAGGCAGTTCAAGCGACTGCCGCCAGCCTGCTTGATGCCGGAATGGTTTAGCCATCTTAATCGAAGCGGCGCGCGACCCAGGAGTAGCCATTCTGGATCGAATGGACCGGGGCAGTGACCACGTCACGCAGTTTCGTCGCATCCGGTAACGCGCCGGACAGGAACGCGAATGCGCGTTTCGGCAGGTTCTGATCCGGCTGCTGGGCAGTCGCTGTCGCCGTGGTGGAAGCCACGCCGCTTGTCTCAGCGGACTGAGCCGGCACCGCCAACGGTGCGTTGCCTGGAACGGGCTGCTGAAGCTGCGCGGGCGTATCCGCAAACTTCTCGCCGGATGTCTCGCACATCGCGACCACCACCGGATAGTTGCTGTTGGTGAATTTCGGCAGTTCCTTCTGCGATGCTGCGTCGCAAACGGCGACCGTCTCCCAAGTGCCCCGTACGGTCGAGATGTAGTGGCACTGGCTGACACTATCGTCGCAGCCGAGAATTGTCATGACGATCAGTGGGGCTATCATTGTGCTCCTTCCCGCAGGCGGCATGGATTCGTTTTGCTGTCTGCTGTTCTAGGAATGGCTTCCTGCGAAAGTAAGGCAATCCCGCCACAGCAGACGGGAAAATTGTTTCGGCTTGTTTCCTGCCGGGATCATCCGCGTTTACGTCTTTTGCCGTATGGCTACTACCGTGACCGCGGGGTAGTGAGCGTTGCCGCAGGCATGAATCTCTTTGTGAGGTTTATGAATCGAATTTTGAAGGATCAAGGCCAAGTGACCGTAACCATTGAGAAAGAGCCACCACGCCAGCCGGAGATCCTCCATCTTCTGCACCAATCCGACCTTTACGCGCAGTCGCTCTATCCCGCCGAAAGCAACCATCTCGTGGATATCAAAACGCTGGAGAAGCCAGAGGTCGGCTTCTTCGTGGCGCGCCACGATGGGGCGATCGTTGGATGCTGCGCACTGGTCGATGCTGGGGACGGGACGGCCGAAATCAAGCGCATGTTCGTCGATCCGAAGGCGCGCGGGTTGAAGATAGGCCGCAAGCTCCTGGAGCGCATCGAGGCCCATGGTCTGGAGATCGGACTCAACGCCATTCGGCTCGAAACGGGCATTTACCAGCCGGAGGCGATCAATCTTTATCGTTCCGCCGGCTATGCCGATATCGAGGCTTTTGGCAACTATCTGCCCGATCCGCTGAGCCTTTTCATGGAAAAGCCGCTTGGATGATCCGGGCGGCTTTGCTGGCTTCTCATTGCCGTTCAGGGCTTCCCGCGAAGGGGTCGGAAAGACTCAGATATCGAGGTTTTCGGCGAAGACAGCGCGCTCTTGGATAAACCGGAAGCGCGCATCGGCCTTGGTGCCCATCAGGTTATCGACGGCATCACGCGTCCCTTCGAAATCCACCTCGTCAATTGCCACCTTCAGGAGCGTTCGCTTGGACGGATCCATGGTGGTTTCCTTCAATTGCGCCGGCATCATTTCGCCGAGGCCCTTGAAGCGACCGATCTCGACCTTGCCGCGGCCGGAGAATTCCTTCTCCATCAGCTCGACGCGATGGGCGTCGTTACGCGCATAAAGCGTCTTCGACCCTTGAGAGATGCGGTAGAGCGGCGGTACGGCCAGGAAGAGATGCCCGCCACGGATCAGCTCCGGCATCTCCTGATAGAAGAAAGTGATCAGCAACGAGGCGATATGGGCGCCATCGACGTCGGCATCGGTCATGATGATGACGCGCTCGTAGCGCAGGTCCTCTTCACGATATTTGCTGCGGGTGCCGCAGCCGAGCGCCTGGGTGAGATCGGCGATCTGCTGGTTGGCACCGAGCTTTTCGCGACCGGCGCTGGCGACATTGAGGATTTTGCCGCGCAAAGGTAGGATCGCCTGATTGGCGCGATTGCGCGCCTGCTTGGCCGAGCCACCGGCCGAATCACCTTCTACGATGAAGAGTTCCGCCCCTGCAGCCGAATTCTGCGAGCAGTCGGCCAGCTTCCCCGGCAGGCGAAGCTTTCGCACTGCCGTCTTGCGGCTGACTTCCTTTTCCTTGCGTCGGCGCACGCGCTCATCGGCGCGTTCGATCACCCATTCCAGAAGCTTGGCCGCTTCGTTCGGATTGTCGGCCAGGAAGTGGTCGAACGGATCGCGAAGCGCATTCTCGACAAGGCGCTGTGCCTCGACGGTCGCCAGCTTGTCTTTGGTTTGGCCAACGAATTCCGGCTCGCGAATGAAGACGGACAACATGCCAGCTGCCGATATCATCACGTCGTCGGTGGTGATGATCGCCGCGCGCTTGTTCTGCGTCAGTTCGGCATAGGCCTTGAGACCCTTGGTCAGCGCAATGCGTAAGCCGGCCTCGTGCGTGCCGCCTTCGGGCGTCGGAATGGTATTGCAATAGGAATGGACGATGGAATCGCCGCCGTACCAGGTGACCGCCCATTCCATCGAACCGTGACCACCGGATTTTTCAGTCTTGCCGGCGAATATCTCGCGGGTAACCGTGAATTCCTTGCCCATCGTCGCCTGAAGATAATCTTTCAGGCCTCCAGGAAAGTGGAACACGGCCTTTTCAGGCGTTTCCGTGCCTTCGACCAGCGAAGGATCGCAAGACCAGCGAATTTCAACGCCGCCGAAGAGATAGGCCTTCGACCGCGCCATGCGGAACAGTCGGGCGGGGTCGAATTTGGCGTGAGGTCCGAAAATGTCCGGATCGGGATGGAACCGGGTCTTGGTGCCGCGTCGGTTCTGGACGTCGCCAAGCTCTTCAAGTCCGCCTTGCGGAATACCGCGGGAAAATCGTTGGCGATAGAGCTTGCGGTTGCGGGCAACCTCGACTTCCAGGATGTCGGACAGCGCGTTGACGACCGATACACCGACGCCGTGCAGACCGCCGGAGGTCTCATAGACCTTGCTGTCGAACTTGCCGCCGGCATGCAGCACGGTCATGATCACTTCGAGTGTCGACTTGCCAGGAAATTTCGGATGGTTTTCGACGGGAATACCACGACCGTTGTCCGTGACGGTCAGGCAGCCTTCGGCATCAAGATGCACGTCGATGAAATTGGCATGACCGGCCACGGCCTCGTCCATCGAGTTGTCGATCACTTCGGCAAAGAGATGGTGCAGCGCCTTTTCGTCCGTGCCGCCGATATACATGCCCGGCCGCCGCCGAACGGGCTCAAGCCCTTCCAGCACCTCGATCGCAGAGGCATTGTAATCCCCCGTATCCACTTTCAGGGGAGCGGGTCTCGAAACGGGCGTTGCCGCTTGCGCCTCGGCAACGGGTGCAGCAGGAGGCGCAACCGGCTTCGGTGCGGACGCGGGCTCAGGCGTTGCCGATGCGGGTGCCTGCGGAAGGGCGGAGAAAAGGTCGTTGCTGTCGTTCATGGAGCGTTCGAAAATCTTTCCATTCTGGCGGCTTCGGTTTGGCGCGATAGGGACGGTTACGGTTCGCAAACCGCAGTTCCATCAGTTTGCCCACAAGAGATACCGGGAGGTTCGCACTCCCATCGGGCGTGTTGCCGAAGCATGCCTTCAATAACCCCAAGTGTTGCGTTTCGAAAGCGCTAATGGCAAGGCTTGGATCAAAAGAGGAACATTCCCCATGCGGCTGTCCACAGTTCATTTCGTTGTTTGCGCGTTCGTGTCGCTTCTTGCCGCGGCATGGCCGGTGTGCGCGCAGGATATAGGGCCTTTCAAGGACGATTTGTTCTCCTATGGAAAGGTGCTCGATAGCGCCGACAACGGCGATTTCCGCGTGATTGACTACGACAAGCCGCGCGATATCTGGAAACGTGACTTGGAACCGGAGCATCGTGTACGTCGCGCCTATGTGTCGCTCGGAGTCAGAAAGATGCAGGCGAACGAGACACTCGATGTCGGCGGACGTCCGTTGGACATCGGGCGGGTCGGCAATCCCGACGGCGCGGCTTTTTCCGTGATCTTCGTTCACGGGCGCGGTGGCGACCGGCGGCTTGGCATGAACGATTATAATTTTGGCGGTAACTTCAATCGCCTGAAAAATCTTGCGGTCGAAAATGGAGGGGTCTACTACGCCCCCACAATCCGTTCCTTCGATAGGGCCGGGGTTGCCGATATCAGCGGATTGATCGCCTATGCGCAGCAACACTCACCGGGAAGGCCGATCGTGCTGGCTTGTGCATCGATGGGCAGTTTCATCTGCTGGGGCATAACGCGCGAGGTCGCGGCCGTCAGTGCGTTGAAGGGCATGGTGATCATGGGAGGGCCTTCCGACGGAACCTTTCCCGCGAGTGCAGCTTACAAAGCCAAGCTGCCGATCTATTTTACGCATGGTACGCTCGATATCGTCTACCCTTATCAAGGGCAGATCGATTTCTATCGATCCCTGAAAGACAAGGGCTATCCTACGCGTTTCGTCCTTTTCAACACCGGTTCACACGGTACGCCCGTCCGCATGACCGACTGGCGCGATGTTTTGAATTGGA
This genomic stretch from Pararhizobium capsulatum DSM 1112 harbors:
- a CDS encoding SDR family oxidoreductase, which translates into the protein MPEERRKLVVVTGAGGFLGGHIVARLLLAGYDVRGTLRSLSRAKSVEADIRKFADAGGELSFVEADLLSDRGWQEVMAGADYAIHTASPFPSSQPKHEEDLVKPALEGTLRVLGAAKAAGIKRVVVTSSIAATNYGGGNPPFTEDDWTDVDGPLTVPYYKSKTVAERAAWDFARQEDLEIAVINPGMVLGPILGRRTGTSTGVIRSLLKGKYPALPDFRVSVVDVRDAAEAHVLAIGVPEAAGQRFIVATETLSMRAIADILRQSFPGEAKKVPRFVLPNWLVRLATPFDAGLRLIVKELGRDARVSNEKARRILEWKPRTAEEAVQATAASLLDAGMV
- a CDS encoding GNAT family N-acetyltransferase; this translates as MNRILKDQGQVTVTIEKEPPRQPEILHLLHQSDLYAQSLYPAESNHLVDIKTLEKPEVGFFVARHDGAIVGCCALVDAGDGTAEIKRMFVDPKARGLKIGRKLLERIEAHGLEIGLNAIRLETGIYQPEAINLYRSAGYADIEAFGNYLPDPLSLFMEKPLG
- the parE gene encoding DNA topoisomerase IV subunit B, translating into MNDSNDLFSALPQAPASATPEPASAPKPVAPPAAPVAEAQAATPVSRPAPLKVDTGDYNASAIEVLEGLEPVRRRPGMYIGGTDEKALHHLFAEVIDNSMDEAVAGHANFIDVHLDAEGCLTVTDNGRGIPVENHPKFPGKSTLEVIMTVLHAGGKFDSKVYETSGGLHGVGVSVVNALSDILEVEVARNRKLYRQRFSRGIPQGGLEELGDVQNRRGTKTRFHPDPDIFGPHAKFDPARLFRMARSKAYLFGGVEIRWSCDPSLVEGTETPEKAVFHFPGGLKDYLQATMGKEFTVTREIFAGKTEKSGGHGSMEWAVTWYGGDSIVHSYCNTIPTPEGGTHEAGLRIALTKGLKAYAELTQNKRAAIITTDDVMISAAGMLSVFIREPEFVGQTKDKLATVEAQRLVENALRDPFDHFLADNPNEAAKLLEWVIERADERVRRRKEKEVSRKTAVRKLRLPGKLADCSQNSAAGAELFIVEGDSAGGSAKQARNRANQAILPLRGKILNVASAGREKLGANQQIADLTQALGCGTRSKYREEDLRYERVIIMTDADVDGAHIASLLITFFYQEMPELIRGGHLFLAVPPLYRISQGSKTLYARNDAHRVELMEKEFSGRGKVEIGRFKGLGEMMPAQLKETTMDPSKRTLLKVAIDEVDFEGTRDAVDNLMGTKADARFRFIQERAVFAENLDI
- a CDS encoding alpha/beta hydrolase; translation: MRLSTVHFVVCAFVSLLAAAWPVCAQDIGPFKDDLFSYGKVLDSADNGDFRVIDYDKPRDIWKRDLEPEHRVRRAYVSLGVRKMQANETLDVGGRPLDIGRVGNPDGAAFSVIFVHGRGGDRRLGMNDYNFGGNFNRLKNLAVENGGVYYAPTIRSFDRAGVADISGLIAYAQQHSPGRPIVLACASMGSFICWGITREVAAVSALKGMVIMGGPSDGTFPASAAYKAKLPIYFTHGTLDIVYPYQGQIDFYRSLKDKGYPTRFVLFNTGSHGTPVRMTDWRDVLNWIGVG